The nucleotide sequence CGTCCGCTGGCTACCTCCGCGTCGCGATGCACGATGCCCTGCACTCCGACCGGGCCGAGCAGGACCGGGCCGGGAAGCTTGAGCCCCAGCACTTTCACCGAAAGGTCGCGCTGGGAGACGTTGCGCAGCATGCGCGGAACGATGCGCCAGCGATAGAAGGCCTCCAGGTTGGCGCGGGCCGTGAGCTCACCGCCGGCGGCGCCCGCGACGTAGTCGTAGGCTTCGGGCTTCAACAGCTCTTTCGCTTTCTGCTCCAGCCGCGCCAGGGAAACCGGGGTGGCGGGCTGCTGTCCCGTCAAGCCGAGCTGGTAGATCTCCAGTTCGCGGTCCGATCCCGTGATCGTCCGAGGTGAGGAGGTGCGGTCCATGAAGTGCGCGGGATTATACCTTGCCGTGCCCAGGAGCCATGTCCTCCGGCCTCTGGTAATCTCCTCCCGTGTCCCGCTCCGCCAAAGCCCATCTGCTGCTCCTGCTGGCGACGTTCTTCTGGGGAGCGACCTTCGTGCAGATCAAGGACGCGCTGCGCCAGGTCACGCCGCTCACTTTCAACGCCATACGCATGATCGTGGGCGCGGTCGCGCTGGTCTTGATCTACCGCAGCCACTTGAAAAAAGTGCCGGTGCAGACGCTGAAGGTGAGTGCCCTGCTCGGTGCGCTGCTGTGGGCGGGATATTCATTCCAGACCAGAGGCTTGGTGTACACCACGCCGTCGAAGTCGGCGTTCGTGACCGGCGTCTCCATCGTCCTGGTGCCGGTTTTTCTTGCCTTGTTCTGGCGCCGCACGGTGAACCGCCGGACAGCGCTGGGCGTGGCCCTCTCCATGGTCGGTCTTTACCTTCTGACGGTTCCCGCCGCTGGCAGCGCCTTCGGATTCTCGGCCATCAATCGCGGCGACCTGCTTACCCTGGGCTGCGCCGTGGTCTTCGGCTTCCAGATCATCGTCGTCGGAAGGGTCATGATGCACCACCGCTTCGAGCACATCGGCCCGCTCCAGATCGTGGCCGCAGCCACCCTGATGACCGCCACCGCTCCGTTGATGGAACGGCCCGCGATCGTCTGGTCGCCGCGCGTGATCGCCGCCATCCTGGTCACCGGCCTGCTGTGTACGGCCGCGGCATTCACCATCCAGGCCTGGGCGCAGCAGTTCCTGCCTCCCACTCACACCGCGCTCATCTTTCTCATGGAGCAGGTTTTCGCTTGGATGACCAGTTTCATCGTCCTGCACGAGCGGCTGGGGTACCGCGCCACTGGAGGCGCGGTGCTGATCCTGGCCGGGATCCTGGTGGCGGAGTTGAAGGGCACAGCAGAAGAGATGAAGGCGGAACTGGGGCCAGAGGTGATTGGTTCCGAAGAGGGAAATGCCTAGTTCCGGATAACGAATCCTTCCCCATCTGCGTCTAATCCAATTACCAAAGGCTCCACATACATAGTGAGACCAGTCCAGCAACACACCTACGCAAGACGGGTTCCATCGAGTGGGTATAATGATGGGTTGGTGTCTTTGCCGGAGGGAAAGTAATGGATCCGCGTTCAAGCGGCTGGTTTGATCGTTTCAAGTCTCGGGGAATCGCCTCCACACTGCTGGTGGTGGCCACGCTGGCAGTCGGGATATTGATCGGCACCGTGCTCACGCACGGGGTCAAGGGCAAGGAGAACAAGGGTCTCGGCGGGGACGCGACACAGTTGCAGGTGCCGGCGCCGCAGCAACTCAGCTCGGCGTTCTCCACCATTGCCAAGCAGCTGGAACCCAGCGTGGTCAACATCAATACCGAATCCACGCTGAAGCCGAACCCGCACACGCGCCCGCGGAGGCGCGGGCAGCCCCAGGGCCCAGGGCAGGAAGATCCGTTCCAGGACTTCTTTGACCGCTTCTTCGGAGGCCAGGGCGGTGGCGATGACATGGGCGGCAGCGACCAGGGAATCCGCGAGCGCAGCCTGGGTTCCGGCGTGATCGTCGATCCCAACGGCTACATCGTCACCAACGAGCACGTGGTGGACAAGGCCGACCGCATCCGGGTGCAGCTGCAGAATGATCCGCCGGGCGTGACCTACGACGCGAAAGTGGTCGGCAGCGACAAGGAGACCGACCTCGCCGTCCTCAAGATCGAGGCCAAGAGGCCGTTGCCCGCGGCCAAGCTGGGCAACTCGGAATCCATGCAGGTGGGCGACTGGGTGCTGGCCATCGGCAGCCCCTTCGGCCTGGAAGAAACCGTGACTGCCGGCATCGTGTCGGCAAAAGGACGCAACATCGTTCCCCAGCGCCAATTCCAGTCGTTCATCCAGACGGACGCGGCCATCAACCCCGGCAACTCCGGCGGGCCGCTGGTGAACATGAACGGGGAAGTCATCGGCATCAACACGGCTATCTTCACGCAATCCAGCGGATACCAGGGGGTGGGCTTTGCGCTGCCGTCGAACACGGTGGTGAACGTCTATAACCAGCTCATCGCGCCGGAGCATCGCGTGACGCGCGGTTCCATCGGCGTACTGTTCAACGCGCAGCCCAACCCGGCGCTGCAGCGCGTGTACGGCGTCAAGAGCGGCGTCATCATCGCCGAGGTCTCGGCGGGCAGCCCGGCCGACCAGGCGGGCCTGAAAGTGGGCGACGCCATCACCGCGGTGGACGGCAAGGAGATCAAGTCCGGCGACGATCTGGTCTCCGAGATCGCCAGCCGCAAGCCCGGTACCAAGACCAAGCTCACGTATCTGCGCAACGGGAAGGAAGGCACGGCCACGGTGACCATCGCGGACCGCGCCAAGCTCTTCAGTTCGCGCCTGGGCGAGGAAGAGGAAGGCGGCGCAGAATCGCAGCCGACCGAAGCCAAGCTGGGGCTGACAGTGCGCGCCGTTTCGCCCGAGATGGCCGACCGTCTCGACATTCCCGCGGGCAAGGGCGTGATCGTCTCCGACCTCAAGTCCGGCTCGTTCGGGGATGACCTCGGGTTCAGCCGCGGCGACGTGATCCTGGAGATCAATCGCCATCCGGTGAACAGCGAGGACGATTTCCGCAAGATCACCGCGCAGTTGAAGAGCGGGCAGGACGTGGCGTTCCTGGTCCGGCAAGGAAGAGGCCGCAATGCCGGCACCATCTTCCTCAGTGGGACGCTCCCGTAAGTAACCAGAAAAAGCGATCATTTCGCTGGCGCAGCGGCATCAAAAAATGGGATGATGCCGCAGCGCTGGCTAGAGTAGTCTCTCTTGCCGGCGTGAACGGTTTCAGAGTCCTTCGTCTGGCGAGACCATCGTTTGAGGTGCTATTTGAGTTCCCGGAACCGGACGATCAAGAATTCAACAGCGCTGCTGGCGACGCTTGTGCTGTTCGCCAGCCTGGCTTCGGCCAAGACCCATAAGAACACTCAGGATCCCTCCAGCAAGACCAAGCACTCCTCTAGAACAAAGACCAAGCACGCGAAATCCAATAAGGTGCGCGGGCAGCGCGCCATCGACGAGCCACGCGCGCGGCAGATCCAGCAGGCGCTGGTCCGCGAGCATTACCTCGACGGCGAGCCCAGCGGCCAGTGGGACCAGCGCACCAAGGACGCCATGGCGCGCTACCAGGCGGCCAACGGCTGGCAGACCAAGTCGCTGCCGGATTCGCGGGCGCTGATCAAACTCGGCCTCGGGCCCAGCCAGGACAACCTGCTCAATCCGCAGACCGCCGCGACCGCCACCGCGCCACCGGCAAGCGTGCCGGAATCCGGCGCTGCGGGCGGTCCCTCCGCCTTCCGCCAGTAACCAGCGATCCGCTATTCGAGCAAGCCGCGCACCAAGCGCGGCGTTTGCTTCGGGCCAGTTTGGCGAGCGAAATCTTTCCTCTTGACAAGGGATTTTCGTAACCGTATGGTTACACATTATGCGAAGCCGATCGGTTACGCATTCGCCCGATGCCGCGTTCCACGTCCTCGCCGACCCCACGCGACGGGCCGTGCTCGACCTGCTGCGCGGCGGCAGCCAGCCGGCGGGGGAGATCGCACGATCGTTCCCCGTGTCGCGCCCGGCGATTTCCAAGCACCTGCGGCTTCTGCGGCGTGCCGGCCTGGTGCGCGAACATCGCCGCGGACGTCATCGTTTCTACCAGCTCGATGCGGAGCCGCTGAAGGCGGTGGACCGCTGGCTGGAGCAGTACCGCACCTTCTGGGACGCCAGGCTCTCCGGCCTCAAGGCGTTCGTGGAGTCCGAAACTGCGCGCGACGCGAAGCTGGAACGGAGAAAAAAGAGATAGCACAGTCCAACCGCCCGCGAGGGCGGCCAACCTTCCATCAAGCTACAGGAGGATGCAATGAGCAGTGCGAAGGCGACTCCAGAGCAGGACGCGATCTCCCGCGAGATCGAGATCGCGGCGCCACCGGAGCGCGTGTTCCAGGCGCTTACCGACCCGAAGCAGCTCTTCGCCTGGTGGGGCAAGGAGCCTTCGGTCGAGTTGTCGGTGTTCGAAATGGAGGCGCGGACAGGCGGACGCTGGCGCTTCCGCTGCAAACCGGTCGCGGGCGCCGAGCACGGGGCGGTGGGGGAGCAGCTCCGGCGCAACCGCGAACAGGAGTTCGAAGCCCACGGCGAGGTCCTGGAGTACGATCCCCCGCGCCTGCTGGTCTGGAGCTGGATTGCGAACTGGCATGAGCACTCCGAGCAAAGAACCGTGGTGCGCTGGGAGCTGTCGGCGACCGCCAGCGGGACCCGGGTGCGCGTGACCCACAGCGGTCTGGCGCAGGAACCCATCGCGCGCAAGGACTACGGCTCCGGCTGGGCCGGGGTGCTCCAGTTGCTCAAGAATTTTTTCTAGCGGGCCCGGTGACGAGCGTTGCCCGCCCCGGAAGCGCGCGTCAGTTTCCGGTTGGCGCTGCTTTGGCTTTGGCGCTGTCGAGGACTCCGCGCACCGTATGCATCAAGGTGTCGGTGGTGAAGGGCTTCTGGAGGAACTTGGTCCCCGGGGTCAGCATGCCGTGGTGGAGGATGGCCTCGTCGGTGTAGCCCGACATGTAAATCACCTGCATCTCGGCGCGCTGCGGCGCCAGCCGCTGCGCCAGCTCCCGGCCGGACATCTTGGCCAGCACCACGTCGGTGAGCAGCAGGTGGATGGGGTGCTTGTGGCCCTCGGCGAGCATCACTGCTTCTTCGCCGTGGCGCGCCTCCAGCACCCTGTAGCCGTTGCGGGTAAGGACCTGGCGGATGAGGGCGCGGACGCCGTCCTCGTCCTCGACCAGCAAGATGGTCTCGCTGCCGCGGTGGGTCTCGTGCTCAGGACCGCCTGCGCCGGCGGTCTCGGCTTCTTCGGCGACCCGTGGCAGGTACACCTTGAAGGTGGTGCCGCGGCCCAGTTCGCTATACACCCAGATGTATCCGCCGCTCTGCTTGACGATGCCGTACACGGTCGAGAGCCCGAGCCCCGTGCCTTTGCCCATCTCCTTGGTGGTGAAGAAGGGCTCGAAGATGTGCGACTGGGTCTCGGAGTCCATGCCGGCGCCGGTGTCGCTGACGGCCAGCATGGCGTAGGGGCCGGCAGCGACGGTAACGTGTTCGCGGGCATAGAAGGTGTCGAGATCGAGGTTGGCGGTCTCGATGGTGAGCTTGCCGCCGCTGGGCATGGCGTCGCGGGCGTTGACCGCCAGGTTCATGATCACCTGCTCGACCTGCCCGGGATCGGCCTTGACCCGGCCGAGCTTGGGATCGAGCACGGTGTGGAACTCGATGTCTTCGCCGAGCAGGCGACGCAGCAGCTTGTCCATGTTGGCGACCACGCTGTTGAGGGCGATGATCTTAGGGGCCAGCACCTGGCGGCGGCTGAAGGCGAGCAACTGGCGGGTGAGCGAGGCGGCGCGGTCGGCGGCTTTCTGGATCTCCTCGACCTCGCTGCGCATGGGGTCGTTGGGCTTGAGTTCCTCGAGCATGAGCTCGCCATAGCCTTTGATGACGGTGAGCAGGTTGTTGAAATCGTGGGCGACACCGCCGGCCAGGCGGCCCACCGCCTCCATCTTCTGCGACTGCAGGAGCTGGAGCTCGAGAGCGGCGCGCTCGGTGATGTCCTCGGCGATCATCTCGAAAGCCAGGGCCTCGCCGCGCGAATCGCGCACGGTGCGGCCGCTGAGGCGGACGGTAATGGGCGAGCCGTCCTTCCTCTTCCAGCGCACCTGCACCCCCTCGGTGCGTTCCTTTTTGCGATAGAAGTCGACTTGGCGGAAGCGCTCTTCGGGTTCCCAGTACACGTCGCGTGACAGCTTCAGCGCCACCAGCTCCTCGGCGGAGGAGTAGCCGAGCATGGAGACCAGCGCGGGATTGACGTCCAGGAAACGGTCTTCGATGGCCGAGGAGCGATAGATGCCGTACACGGCGCTTTGCACCAGGGAGCGGTAGCGCGACTCGGATTCGCGCAGCCGATCCTCGCTACGCTTCTGCTCGATGGCGCCGGCCACGTGCTGCGAGACGAAAGTGAGGATCTCCTTCTCCTTCTCGCCGTAGCGCACGTTGGGTTCGTAGGTCTGCACCACGAGAACGCCGAAAGCGCGGTCGCCCCGCTTGAGAGGAACGCCCAGCCAATCGAGCGAGGGCGCGCCGATGGTCTCGGCGTCGCCGCGAGCGACCAGTTCGTCGAATCTCTCCGGCGTCGCCAGAAGGGGTTCGCCGGTGCGCAGTACGTACTCGGTCAGGCCCTTGCCCAGCGGCTTGGGCGCCGGCGTGGGGTCCTCCTGGTCCACGAAGTAGGGGAAGCTGAGCAGTTGCGTCTCGCCGTCGTAGAGCGCGATGTAGAAGTTCTCGGCGTACATGAGCTCGCCGACGATGCGGTGGATGGCGGAGTAGAGTTGACCCAGTTCGCCGGCCTGGCGCGCGGTGTCGGCGATGCGGTAGAGCGCGGCCTGGAGGGCCTCGGCACGCTTGCGCTTGGTGATGTCCACGGCCGTGGCGAGGATGGCCTGGTGTCCTTCGAACTGGATGACGCCGGCGCTGAAGTCGAGCCAGCGCGTCTCGCCCGACTTGGCGATGATGGGAAACTCGTAGCGGGCGGGCACATCGTCACCCCGCTGGCGGGCTAGAGTGCGCCGGCGCAGCAGGTTCATATACTCGGGATGGACCATGTGCCAGGGCCCAAGCTCGAAGAGTTCCGCGCGGCTGTAGCCGGAGATCTGCTCACTGGCGGGGTTGAGGTAGAGAAACCTGACGCCATCGTGGATGTAGATGGCGATGGCGGCCGTCTCGGCCACAGCGCGAAATTTGCTCTCGCTCTCGCGCAGCGCTTCCTCCGCACGCTTCTGCTCGGTGATGTCGCGGAAGATGAGGTACATGGCGATCTGGCCGCCGCCCACGCTGATCGGCGTGGCCAGCATGGAGACCCGCACGGGCGATCCGTCGCGGCGCCGGCGCGTGGTTTCGATGTTCACCGGGTTCCCGCGGCTCAGGGTGTCGAGGATGAAGATGGATTCGGCGCGGCGGTCCTCGGGCACGATCATGGCGATGTCCCGCCCGACGCTCTCGCTGGCCGTGAAGCCGAACATCCGCCGAAATTCGCGGTTGACGCGTACGACACGGCGGTCGGTGTCGAGCAGGGCGATGGCTTCCGGTGCGTTATCGAAAAGCTGCTCCAGGTACGCTTTCTGGATGAGCAGATCTTCCTCGGCGCGCTTGCGCTCGGTGACGTCGAAGCCGGTGGCGAGGATCGCGGGTGCGCCCTGGAACCGGATCTCGATCGGGGTGAAATCGAGCCAGCGCTCCTGCCCGTCTTTGCGGACGATCTTGAGTTCGTAACGCGCCGGAACGTCGTCGCCGCGCAAGCGAGCCGCGGCGAGCTGGATCACCTGCTCGCGCACGTCCGGAGCGCACAATTTCCAGAAGGGCATGGCCAGGAGCTCCGCGCGCGTGTAGCCGCTGATCTGCTCGGTGGCGGGGTTCACATAGACGTAGCGGTCGCGCTGCATGATAAAAATGGCGGAGGCAGCGGTCTCGGTGACCGCACGGAACTTGGATTCGCTCTCCCGCAGGTCCTGCTCGGCGCGCTTGCGGTCGGTGATGTCGCGGGCGGTCCCCTGGACCCCGACGAGCTTACCATCCTGCCGAATGAGCCGGGTGCTGACCTCGACCGACAGGCGCTTCCCGCTCTTGGTCCGGATGTCCACTTCGTAGGGCGTGTCGATGACCTCGCCGGCGAGCTTGCGCAAGGTATAGGAGCGTGCCATCTCCCGGTGCTCGGGGACGACGATGTCCGCCATGTTCATGCGCAGGGCCTCGTCGCGCGTGTAGCCGGTGAGGCGCTCGGCGGCCTTGTTCACCGAAGTGAAGCTCCCGTTCAGATCCTGGGTGTAGATGATGTCGTTGGCGTTCTCGAGCAGCTCGCGAAGTTGTTCCTCGCCGGTGGTCGGGCGTCGCTCGGCGCGACGGCGCGCAGCGATGGTGGTTCGTCCAGGCTGCTTGGGAGCCCTGCGCTTCGGTTTCTGTGGTTTCTTTGCCATCCCATCGGCGGAGCATCGGAACGCGGAGCAGCGTACCGACTCACGTTTTCTGAGGGAGGTTTTCTTATATCGCACTTCGCGGACGCGGCCAAACAGAAATCGAGGCGCGGGGAACCGGCCGTGCATGAACCGCGGCGTCATCTTGTGAGAACGCGAAACGCCCCGCTTCGACCGCCTTCCCCGCCCATGTTATCCTGCGCCCGATGGCAGACGACTCCAAAAATCGCCGCAGCGTGGCGAGGCAAGTCACGCAAGGCACCGTGTTGCTGCGCGACGAGAAAAACCCATCGCTCCGGATCCTGGCGCAACTCATCAATGTCACCGAGAGCGGTTTTAGCGTAAGCCACTATCACAGAGGCTTCACGCTCGACCAGGTGGTCAAATTCCAGGAATGGTTCCGCGCCAGAGTCATCTGGAACCGCGAGATCGACGACCACGTGGAAACGGGCTTCCTGATAATGAAGTAAGCAGCCGAGCCGGCCTTCTCGATCGGCGGGCGCGCGCTGCTCTTCTGCTGCGCCCCGGCGGGCGTCATCAGCACAAAGGACGACATCAGGATCGATATCAACAACTGCCGTGCACCCCACGCTTCCATGGGAGCCTATCCGACCTATCTCTCGCCGGGACCTCAAGATCCCGGCCGTCGCACATTGTAAGCTCCGGGCCGGTCGAGGGTCCCGCACGCTTGTGCTCAGGGCCTGACAGAGATACGCTGTGCCGCACACAGGTTCGGTTGGGGGTGGTTATGGCTCTGGAAGTGAAGGCCCGAAAGCTCCGGGACGTGACCGTCGTTCAGTGCGCGGGGCGGCTGGTTTTCGGAGATGAGACGACGCTGCTGCGCACCGAGGTCAAGGAACTCCTGACGAAGAACCCGCGCATTGTGCTGGACTTCGGCGAAGTGCGTGATATAGACAGCGGAGGTGTCGGCACCCTGGTGGGTTTGTACACGTCCGCCACGGCAGCGGGCGGGGGATTGAAGCTGGCGCGCGGCAACAAGAAGGTGCTGCAAACACTGAGCATCACCCGTCTACTGGACATCATCCGCGTCTATGACCGGGTAGAAGACGCCATTGCGGCGTTCGGGAGCGAACCAGCGCGTGCTGCACAAGCTTCTTAGAGAAGCACCGGCGCCCAAACGTGATACCACCCAAGAGCACAGTCCCAACGGAAATGCCTCACAGAGAGCGGCTGCGCCGGGGTTTTGCGCTGGTCGGCCGCGGCCAGTAGGGTACCGCCTCGCCCCCGATAATGGCACGCGGGTTGTCGTCCACCAGGGCGCGGGCCACATCCTGACCGCAGAGCTTCGCCGCGGCCTCGCGTCCGGCAGAAAGCACGGGCGGGCGCCGCACCGGGTCGTGCCCATCGCTGGCCAGAACATGCACGGCATCGTGCTCCAGCAGCCACGACGCGGTCTTGTGCGCCGATTCGCCCCACTTGCCGGTCAGCGACGATGCCGTCACTTGCACCAGACAACCTAGCTCCAGCAGCTTGAGGATGAGATCGGTATCCCGCTGCATCAGCAGGTTGCGCTCGGGATGAGTCACGATGGGGATCACTCCGGCGCTTGTCAGGCGCACGAGCGCGTCGCGCATCGGCAGGGAGAGTGCAAAGTCGCTGAACTCGACCAGCAGGTACTGGGAATTGCCGATAGTGAATCGGGTCGGGTCGGCCAGCGCCGCGCTCACGTTCTCGTAGGAAAAATGAAAGTCGCAGCCCAGCGTCAGCATGGGCCACTCGCCGGCGATGGTCTGGAGCTTGGTCAGTTTGGCACGCAGCGCCGCGCGGTCGTAGACGAACTCGTCGTTGGCGTGCGGTGTGGCCACGATGTGGGTGACTCCGTCGGCGGCGGCGATGCGGCACATCTCGGCCGAGACTTCCCAGTCCTTGGGGCCGTCGTCAACCGCGGGGAGGATGTGGCAGTGGATGTCAACCACGCGCCAATTTAAACACAGAGGACGACAATGGCGCGGGGGAAACCTAGTTGCCGTACCGCTCGCGCAGGAAGTCCGCGATGGACTGGTAGGCACGCGTGAGCGTCGGCTCATCGGGCAGGAAGACGACCCGGCAGTGCTTGGTCCCCGGCTTCTGGCCGAAGCCGCTGCCGTGGACGACCAGCACGTGCTTCTGGACCAGCAGGTCCTTCACGAAATCCAGATCATCGTCGGGGATGTCGAGCTTGGGATAGGCGTAGAAAGTCCCCTTGGGCGCGACGCAGCTCACGCGCGGGGTCGAGTTCGCCCACTTCACCGTGAGGTCGCGGCGGCGGCGCAATTTCGCATTCATCTCCGGCACGTGCGTCTGCGGGCCCTCAAGCGCCGGCTTGACGGCGTACTGCGTGGGATGGTTCGAGCACAGGCGCGCGCGCAACAGCTTGTGGATGGCTTCGATGTAGGGCTTGATCGCCGCCGCGTCGCCGGTCGCGATGCCCCAGCCCACGCGCCAGCCGGGCGCTAGGTACGGTTTTGAGAGCCCGCTGAAGGTGATGACCGGAAGGTCGGGCGCGAGGGTGGCCAGCGAGATGTGCTTGCAGTCGTCGTCGAGGATGAGCTTGTCGTAGATCTCGTCGGCAAAGATGACCAGGTTGTGCTTGCGGGCGAGGTCCGCAACGGCTTCCAGCGTCTTGCGGGAACAGACCGCGCCGGTCGGATTGTTCGGATTGATCACCACGATGGCGCGCGTGCGCTTGGTGATCTTGCGGGCCATCTCCTCGACGTCGGGCTCCCAGCCCTTGTCTTCATCGAGGAAATAGGGGTTTGGCGGCGAATCGAGCTTAGCCAGCACAGCGGAATAGAGGGGATACTCGGGGCTGGGCGCGAGAACATCTTCGCCGGGGTTCACCAGCGCGGTAAGGCAAGCCTCGACCGCTTCGCTCACTCCGGCAGTGACGAACACGCTCTGGATGTTCTTGAAACCGTGATGCTCGGCGTCGTTGCGGATCGAGACCAGCGCTTCGTCCACGCCCAGCGATGGGGCGTAGCCGTTGTGGCCGTCGCGCATCGCCTTCTCGACCGCCGCGATCATGTGCGGCGGGGTAGCGAAGTCGAACTTGAGCGGGTCGCCGATGTTCAGCGGGAGGATCTTGTGGCCTTTGCGGGCGACTTCGTCGGCCAGCACGGCCAGGTCGCGGATGGCGTAGCGCACGTTCTCCATGCGCAGGGCGGCGATGATCTCGTGGACGGAAGCGGTAGCCATGAGTGCCTCAATGAGTACAGACGATTGTACAAGCGGCCGGGGAAAACCTCACCACTGAGGGCACAGAGGTCACACAAAGGTTACAAAGGGGAGCCCCGCCAATCGGCGGGGCTTCTGGGTACTGAGTACCGAGTACTCAGTCCGGCCGATCGATCTGCGCTTTCTGCAGCTTGTCGGAGTAATCCACGTACACCGACTTCCACTCGGTGTAGAAGTCGATGGCGCCGATGCCGCCCTCGCGGTGCCCGTTGCCGGTCGCCTTGGTGCCGCCGAAGGGCAGGTGCACCTCGGCGCCGATGGTGGGCGCGTTGATGTAGGTGATGCCGGCGTACAGGTCGCGCATGGCCTTGAAGGCGTTGTTCACGTTCTTGGTGTAGATGGCCGACGACAAGCCGTACTCGATGTCGTTGGCGATATCAATGGCGTCGTCGAGGTCGTTGCAGGGGATGATCGAGACCACGGGGCCGAAGATCTCCTCCTGCGCGATGCGCATCTTGCGGTTCACGTCGCCGAACACGGTCGGCTCGACGAACCATCCGTACTTGTAGTCGCCCGAGTCCAAGCGATGTCCGCCGCAGAGCAGCTTGGCGCCTTCGTTCCTGCCGATCTCGATGTACTGAAGATCGGTCTCCATCTGCGACTTATTGACGGCCGGGCCCATCTCGACCGACTCGTCGAGGCCGTTACCGACCTTCAGGTGCCGGGCGCGTTCCACGTACTTCTCGACAAATTCGCGGTAGATGCCCTTCT is from Terriglobia bacterium and encodes:
- a CDS encoding PAS domain S-box protein, whose product is MAKKPQKPKRRAPKQPGRTTIAARRRAERRPTTGEEQLRELLENANDIIYTQDLNGSFTSVNKAAERLTGYTRDEALRMNMADIVVPEHREMARSYTLRKLAGEVIDTPYEVDIRTKSGKRLSVEVSTRLIRQDGKLVGVQGTARDITDRKRAEQDLRESESKFRAVTETAASAIFIMQRDRYVYVNPATEQISGYTRAELLAMPFWKLCAPDVREQVIQLAAARLRGDDVPARYELKIVRKDGQERWLDFTPIEIRFQGAPAILATGFDVTERKRAEEDLLIQKAYLEQLFDNAPEAIALLDTDRRVVRVNREFRRMFGFTASESVGRDIAMIVPEDRRAESIFILDTLSRGNPVNIETTRRRRDGSPVRVSMLATPISVGGGQIAMYLIFRDITEQKRAEEALRESESKFRAVAETAAIAIYIHDGVRFLYLNPASEQISGYSRAELFELGPWHMVHPEYMNLLRRRTLARQRGDDVPARYEFPIIAKSGETRWLDFSAGVIQFEGHQAILATAVDITKRKRAEALQAALYRIADTARQAGELGQLYSAIHRIVGELMYAENFYIALYDGETQLLSFPYFVDQEDPTPAPKPLGKGLTEYVLRTGEPLLATPERFDELVARGDAETIGAPSLDWLGVPLKRGDRAFGVLVVQTYEPNVRYGEKEKEILTFVSQHVAGAIEQKRSEDRLRESESRYRSLVQSAVYGIYRSSAIEDRFLDVNPALVSMLGYSSAEELVALKLSRDVYWEPEERFRQVDFYRKKERTEGVQVRWKRKDGSPITVRLSGRTVRDSRGEALAFEMIAEDITERAALELQLLQSQKMEAVGRLAGGVAHDFNNLLTVIKGYGELMLEELKPNDPMRSEVEEIQKAADRAASLTRQLLAFSRRQVLAPKIIALNSVVANMDKLLRRLLGEDIEFHTVLDPKLGRVKADPGQVEQVIMNLAVNARDAMPSGGKLTIETANLDLDTFYAREHVTVAAGPYAMLAVSDTGAGMDSETQSHIFEPFFTTKEMGKGTGLGLSTVYGIVKQSGGYIWVYSELGRGTTFKVYLPRVAEEAETAGAGGPEHETHRGSETILLVEDEDGVRALIRQVLTRNGYRVLEARHGEEAVMLAEGHKHPIHLLLTDVVLAKMSGRELAQRLAPQRAEMQVIYMSGYTDEAILHHGMLTPGTKFLQKPFTTDTLMHTVRGVLDSAKAKAAPTGN
- a CDS encoding DMT family transporter, translated to MSRSAKAHLLLLLATFFWGATFVQIKDALRQVTPLTFNAIRMIVGAVALVLIYRSHLKKVPVQTLKVSALLGALLWAGYSFQTRGLVYTTPSKSAFVTGVSIVLVPVFLALFWRRTVNRRTALGVALSMVGLYLLTVPAAGSAFGFSAINRGDLLTLGCAVVFGFQIIVVGRVMMHHRFEHIGPLQIVAAATLMTATAPLMERPAIVWSPRVIAAILVTGLLCTAAAFTIQAWAQQFLPPTHTALIFLMEQVFAWMTSFIVLHERLGYRATGGAVLILAGILVAELKGTAEEMKAELGPEVIGSEEGNA
- a CDS encoding metalloregulator ArsR/SmtB family transcription factor, coding for MRSRSVTHSPDAAFHVLADPTRRAVLDLLRGGSQPAGEIARSFPVSRPAISKHLRLLRRAGLVREHRRGRHRFYQLDAEPLKAVDRWLEQYRTFWDARLSGLKAFVESETARDAKLERRKKR
- a CDS encoding STAS domain-containing protein codes for the protein MALEVKARKLRDVTVVQCAGRLVFGDETTLLRTEVKELLTKNPRIVLDFGEVRDIDSGGVGTLVGLYTSATAAGGGLKLARGNKKVLQTLSITRLLDIIRVYDRVEDAIAAFGSEPARAAQAS
- a CDS encoding exopolysaccharide biosynthesis protein gives rise to the protein MVDIHCHILPAVDDGPKDWEVSAEMCRIAAADGVTHIVATPHANDEFVYDRAALRAKLTKLQTIAGEWPMLTLGCDFHFSYENVSAALADPTRFTIGNSQYLLVEFSDFALSLPMRDALVRLTSAGVIPIVTHPERNLLMQRDTDLILKLLELGCLVQVTASSLTGKWGESAHKTASWLLEHDAVHVLASDGHDPVRRPPVLSAGREAAAKLCGQDVARALVDDNPRAIIGGEAVPYWPRPTSAKPRRSRSL
- a CDS encoding Do family serine endopeptidase; amino-acid sequence: MDPRSSGWFDRFKSRGIASTLLVVATLAVGILIGTVLTHGVKGKENKGLGGDATQLQVPAPQQLSSAFSTIAKQLEPSVVNINTESTLKPNPHTRPRRRGQPQGPGQEDPFQDFFDRFFGGQGGGDDMGGSDQGIRERSLGSGVIVDPNGYIVTNEHVVDKADRIRVQLQNDPPGVTYDAKVVGSDKETDLAVLKIEAKRPLPAAKLGNSESMQVGDWVLAIGSPFGLEETVTAGIVSAKGRNIVPQRQFQSFIQTDAAINPGNSGGPLVNMNGEVIGINTAIFTQSSGYQGVGFALPSNTVVNVYNQLIAPEHRVTRGSIGVLFNAQPNPALQRVYGVKSGVIIAEVSAGSPADQAGLKVGDAITAVDGKEIKSGDDLVSEIASRKPGTKTKLTYLRNGKEGTATVTIADRAKLFSSRLGEEEEGGAESQPTEAKLGLTVRAVSPEMADRLDIPAGKGVIVSDLKSGSFGDDLGFSRGDVILEINRHPVNSEDDFRKITAQLKSGQDVAFLVRQGRGRNAGTIFLSGTLP
- a CDS encoding SRPBCC domain-containing protein yields the protein MSSAKATPEQDAISREIEIAAPPERVFQALTDPKQLFAWWGKEPSVELSVFEMEARTGGRWRFRCKPVAGAEHGAVGEQLRRNREQEFEAHGEVLEYDPPRLLVWSWIANWHEHSEQRTVVRWELSATASGTRVRVTHSGLAQEPIARKDYGSGWAGVLQLLKNFF
- a CDS encoding peptidoglycan-binding protein; the protein is MSSRNRTIKNSTALLATLVLFASLASAKTHKNTQDPSSKTKHSSRTKTKHAKSNKVRGQRAIDEPRARQIQQALVREHYLDGEPSGQWDQRTKDAMARYQAANGWQTKSLPDSRALIKLGLGPSQDNLLNPQTAATATAPPASVPESGAAGGPSAFRQ